One Meles meles chromosome 11, mMelMel3.1 paternal haplotype, whole genome shotgun sequence DNA segment encodes these proteins:
- the LOC123952554 gene encoding olfactory receptor 13F1-like yields the protein MVKANLTVISNFIFLGFSHYPKVEIIVFVLSLLMYLITLLGNVILISITVLDSHLHKPMYFFLSNLSFLDIWYTSSALTPMLANFVSGKNTISFSGCAIQMYFSLAMGSTECVLLSMMAYDRYVAICKPLRYPIIMNKSVCVQIAAGSWVKGCLTALVETMSVLHQSLCGKSIINHFTCEILAVLKLVCVDTSRVQLIMLVISVLLLPMPMLLICISYAFILSNILRISSVDGRSKAFSTCAAHLTVVVLFYGTALFMYLKPSAVDSQEIDKFIALVYAGLTPMLNPIIYSLRNKEVKAAVKKLLIRNSLCAFLIPSSK from the coding sequence atggtGAAGGCAAACTTAACAgtcatttcaaattttatttttctgggattttCCCACTACCCCAAAGTTGAGATCATTGTATTTGTGCTGTCCTTGCTGATGTACCTGATCACCCTGCTGGGTAATGTAATTCTGATCTCCATCACTGTCCTGGATTCCCATCTACACaaacccatgtacttcttcctcagcaACCTCTCCTTTTTAGACATCTGGTACACCTCTTCTGCTCTCACTCCAATGCTAGCAAACTTTGTTTCAGGAAAAAACACTATCTCATTCTCAGGATGTGCCATTCAGATGTACTTTTCTCTTGCCATGGGCTCCACTGAGTGTGTGCTCCTGTCCATGATGGCGTATGACCggtatgtggccatctgcaaaccccTGAGGTACCCCATCATCATGAACAAGAGTGTCTGTGTGCAGATTGCAGCTGGCTCCTGGGTGAAAGGCTGCCTCACCGCCCTGGTGGAAACAATGTCCGtgctgcatcagtctctctgtgGAAAGAGCATCATCAATCATTTCACTTGTGAAATTCTGGCTGTGTTGAAACTAGTTTGTGTAGACACTTCCAGGGTGCAGTTAATCATGCTGGTGATCAGCGTCCTCCTTCTTCCTATGCCGATGCTCCTCATTTGTATATCTTATGCATTCATTCTCTCCAACATCCTAAGAATCAGCTCAGTGGATGGTCGAAGCAAAGCCTTTTCAACATGTGCAGCCCACTTGACTGTGGTGGTTTTGTTCTATGGGACAGCTCTCTTCATGTATCTGAAGCCCTCCGCTGTAGATTCAcaggaaatagataaatttatagCTTTGGTATATGCTGGATTAACCCCCATGTTGAATCCCATCATCTATAGTCTACGGAACAAAGAGGTAAAAGCAGCTGTGAAAAAATTGCTGATTAGGAACTCTCTTTGTGCTTTTTTAATCCCCAGTAGCAAATAA
- the LOC123953212 gene encoding olfactory receptor 13D1-like, with translation MDRMNWTEIEIILQGLSDTQEYFFVICLMMYLVILLGNSTLIILTLLDSRLHMPMYFFLGNLSFLDIWYTSTFIPSMLIHSLSQKKTISFTRCVVQMSVSYTMGSAECVLLTVMAYDRYVAICNPLRYSIIISKALCIQMAALSWGLGFLNSLTETILAIRLPFCGKNVINHFVCEILAFVKLACTDISLNEITIMLGNVIFLFSPLLLICISYVFILSTVLRINSAEGRKKAFSTCSAHLTVVTMFYGTILLMYMKPKSKDSAFNKLIALFYGVVTPMLNPIIYSLRNTEVHGAMRKLMTRHWFWRKG, from the coding sequence atggacaGGATGAATTGGACTGAGATTGAGATCATTCTACAGGGACTTTCTGATACCCAAGAGTACTTTTTTGTGATATGCTTGATGATGTACCTGGTGATCCTGCTGGGAAACAGCACCTTGATCATCCTAACTCTTCTGGATTCCCGCCTCCATAtgcccatgtacttcttccttggTAATCTTTCCTTCCTAGACATTTGGTACACATCCACCTTTATCCCCTCAATGTTGATACACTCCCTGTCACAGAAAAAAACCATCTCCTTCACTAGATGTGTGGTTCAGATGTCTGTTTCCTACACTATGGGGTCCGCAGAGTGTGTGCTCCTCACAGTGATGGCATATGACCGTTACGTGGCCATCTGTAACCCTCTGAGATACTCCATCATCATCAGTAAGGCACTTTGTATTCAGATGGCAGCTCTCTCTTGGGGACTGGGCTTTCTCAATTCACTGACAGAAACTATCCTTGCAATACGGTTGCCCTTCTGTGGAAAAAATGTCATTAATCACTTTGTTTGTGAAATACTGGCATTTGTCAAGCTGGCTTGTACAGATATTTCCTTGAATGAGATTACGATAATGTTGGgcaatgtaatatttttattttctccactaCTGTTAATTTGTATCTCCTATGTTTTCATCCTTTCTACTGTACTAAGAATCAAttcagcagaaggaagaaaaaaggcctTTTCTACCTGCTCAGCCCACTTAACAGTAGTGACCATGTTTTATGGGACAATCCTCTTGATGTATATGAAGCCAAAGTCCAAAGACTCTGCTTTTAACAAATTGATTGCTCTGTTCTATGGAGTAGTCACTCCCATGCTCAATCCTATCATCTATAGCCTAAGGAATACAGAGGTGCATGGAGCTATGAGAAAATTGATGACTAGACACTGGTTCTGGAGGAAAGGATAA